The proteins below come from a single Plantactinospora sp. KBS50 genomic window:
- a CDS encoding GtrA family protein gives MRLFRMLPERWQKLAHEALKFGTVGGINTIVNYVVFNTLALTVLRDGQLKATIIANVVAATTSFLMNRHWTYRDRPKSALHRETMLFFLFNGVGLVIELGALGLVKYGLGITGLLAINVAKTGGLVLGTLFRFWAYRTFVFQPAPAAVDGHVEHHLVADLDPVAELVEELENEQYQQPDPVRAPGGPAATPR, from the coding sequence ATGCGTCTATTCCGGATGCTGCCCGAGCGCTGGCAGAAGCTGGCCCATGAGGCATTGAAATTCGGCACCGTGGGCGGCATCAACACCATCGTCAATTACGTGGTGTTCAATACCCTCGCACTCACCGTGTTGCGCGACGGGCAGCTCAAGGCGACGATCATCGCGAACGTGGTGGCCGCCACCACCTCATTCCTGATGAATCGGCACTGGACCTACCGGGACCGGCCGAAGTCGGCGCTGCACCGCGAGACGATGCTGTTCTTCCTGTTCAACGGCGTCGGCCTGGTCATCGAGCTCGGCGCACTCGGCCTGGTGAAGTACGGGCTGGGGATCACCGGCCTGCTCGCCATCAACGTGGCCAAGACCGGCGGTCTGGTCCTCGGCACGCTGTTCCGGTTCTGGGCCTACCGGACCTTCGTCTTCCAGCCCGCACCCGCCGCCGTCGACGGCCACGTCGAGCACCACCTGGTCGCCGACCTGGACCCGGTCGCCGAACTGGTGGAGGAACTGGAGAACGAGCAGTACCAGCAGCCCGACCCGGTCAGAGCACCGGGCGGTCCCGCCGCGACTCCTCGATGA
- a CDS encoding NAD(P)/FAD-dependent oxidoreductase: protein MDRYDVAVVGAGPAGAAAALGARRAGASVLLLDRHAFPRDKACGDGIAAHALDVLTELGVPDAAAGFAPVPVLRLVAPGDVTVARALPRPAYTVPRRVFDARLVAAAVRAGAELRRHQVRRLEPRAGGVLLDGSLFAAAVVGADGAGSLVRRTLGHRANPDRHLALAIRGYAPADAGPVEQRIVTSQSRWPAYAWSFPVGWCGPADRRPAGLRDSDGGANVGYGEVLRGTALSRRYLLDRLAELLPELDPAGVTELRAHHLPLSTHRPGPGRGRIVLAGDAMSMINPFTGEGIFYALLSGMLAGTAAATEPAGAADRYATALRRRLGRHLRHSSAGAFLARRPAVVDAAVWAARRDGRSFDTIAELGLGEGLLDARTLGMIGLGLARRARRDAAGASG, encoded by the coding sequence ATGGACCGGTACGACGTGGCGGTGGTCGGCGCGGGGCCGGCCGGTGCGGCGGCGGCGCTGGGCGCCCGGCGGGCCGGGGCCAGCGTGCTGCTGCTGGACCGGCACGCCTTCCCCCGGGACAAGGCGTGCGGGGACGGCATCGCCGCGCACGCGTTGGACGTGCTGACCGAGTTGGGCGTGCCGGACGCGGCGGCCGGGTTCGCGCCGGTGCCGGTGCTGCGGCTGGTGGCACCGGGCGACGTGACCGTGGCCCGGGCGTTGCCCCGGCCCGCGTACACGGTGCCCCGGCGGGTCTTCGACGCCCGGCTGGTGGCCGCGGCGGTCCGGGCCGGCGCCGAGTTGCGGCGCCACCAGGTCCGCCGCCTGGAGCCGCGGGCCGGCGGCGTCCTGCTGGACGGGTCGCTGTTCGCCGCCGCCGTGGTGGGTGCCGACGGCGCCGGCTCGCTGGTCCGGCGGACGCTCGGGCACCGGGCCAACCCCGACCGGCACCTGGCGTTGGCCATCCGCGGGTACGCCCCGGCCGACGCCGGGCCGGTCGAGCAGCGGATCGTCACCTCGCAGTCGCGCTGGCCGGCGTACGCCTGGTCGTTCCCGGTCGGCTGGTGCGGTCCGGCGGACCGGCGACCGGCCGGCCTGCGGGACTCCGACGGCGGCGCGAACGTCGGGTACGGGGAGGTGTTGCGGGGTACGGCGCTGAGCCGGCGGTACCTGCTGGACCGGTTGGCGGAGCTGCTGCCCGAACTGGACCCGGCCGGGGTGACCGAGCTGCGGGCGCACCACCTGCCGCTGTCCACCCACCGGCCCGGTCCGGGCCGCGGCCGGATCGTGCTGGCCGGCGACGCGATGTCCATGATCAACCCGTTCACCGGCGAGGGAATCTTCTACGCCCTGCTGTCCGGCATGCTGGCCGGGACGGCGGCGGCCACCGAGCCGGCCGGGGCCGCCGACCGGTACGCCACGGCGCTGCGCCGCCGGTTGGGCCGGCACCTGCGGCACAGCTCGGCCGGGGCGTTCCTGGCCCGCCGGCCCGCTGTGGTGGACGCCGCCGTGTGGGCGGCCCGGCGCGACGGCCGCAGCTTCGACACGATCGCGGAGCTGGGGCTCGGCGAGGGCCTGCTGGACGCGCGGACCCTGGGCATGATCGGGCTGGGGCTCGCCCGCCGGGCAAGGCGCGATGCGGCTGGCGCGAGTGGTTAG
- a CDS encoding PH domain-containing protein — protein MAFPESVLTEDEHVVVHLHPHWKALVRPVLVLVGVLAAVVAALVLLPAGTAGTIGTYAVAAVGLVLLLWLGLWPFLVWHSTHYLFTNERVLLQQGVLSRERRDIPLARINDHSMSQSLGERLFGCGTLTIESAGERGQTVLRDIPGVERVQTTLYELAEAYHDKHSLGDDEMREIIEESRRDRPVL, from the coding sequence GTGGCGTTTCCGGAGAGCGTGCTCACCGAGGACGAGCACGTCGTGGTGCATCTGCACCCGCACTGGAAGGCACTGGTCCGACCGGTGCTGGTGCTGGTGGGTGTGCTGGCGGCCGTGGTGGCCGCGCTGGTGCTGCTGCCCGCGGGCACCGCGGGGACCATCGGGACGTACGCCGTTGCGGCCGTGGGCCTGGTGCTGCTGCTCTGGCTGGGCCTGTGGCCGTTCCTGGTCTGGCACAGCACCCACTACCTGTTCACCAACGAGCGGGTGCTGCTCCAGCAGGGGGTGCTCTCCCGGGAACGTCGGGACATCCCGCTGGCCCGGATCAACGACCACTCGATGAGTCAGAGCCTGGGCGAACGGCTCTTCGGCTGCGGCACGCTGACGATCGAGTCGGCGGGTGAGCGCGGCCAGACCGTGCTGCGGGACATTCCCGGGGTGGAGCGGGTGCAGACCACGCTCTACGAGCTGGCCGAGGCGTACCACGACAAGCACTCGCTCGGCGACGACGAGATGCGGGAGATCATCGAGGAGTCGCGGCGGGACCGCCCGGTGCTCTGA
- a CDS encoding PhoH family protein yields the protein MTTRPTHSPATAEPAADAVRRTGRRAARIAGTAQPDPSRVYVLDTSVLLADPAAFLRFAEHEVVLPLVVISELEGKRHHPELGWFARQSLRMLDDLRIRHGRLDRPVPANDIGGTLRVELNHTDGGILPPGFRTDSNDTRILSVALNLAAEGRLVTLVSKDMPLRVKAAAVGLTADEYRHDQASDPTWTGMAELTLGDERIGQLYAGEPLDLDEAAGLPCHTGLVLHSSGGSALARVLPDKTVRLVRGDREAFGLRGRSAEQRVALDLLLDDSIGIVSLGGRAGTGKSALALCAGLEAVLERRQHKRVVVFRPLYAVGGQELGYLPGTESEKMSPWAQAVFDTLGAVLHENVLEEVLARGMLEVLPLTHIRGRSLHDAFVIVDEAQSLERGVLLTVLSRIGQGSRVVLTHDVAQRDNLRVGRHDGVTAVIEALKGHQLFAHVTLTRSERSPIAEVVTDLLEDIPR from the coding sequence GTGACGACTCGTCCCACCCACTCCCCAGCCACCGCGGAGCCGGCCGCCGACGCAGTACGCCGGACCGGGCGGCGCGCCGCCCGGATCGCCGGAACCGCACAGCCCGACCCGTCCCGGGTGTACGTGCTGGACACCTCCGTGCTCCTGGCCGACCCCGCCGCCTTCCTCCGGTTCGCCGAGCACGAGGTGGTCCTGCCCCTGGTGGTCATCTCCGAGCTGGAGGGCAAGCGGCACCACCCCGAACTCGGCTGGTTCGCCCGGCAGTCCCTGCGGATGCTTGACGATCTGCGGATCAGGCACGGCCGCCTGGACCGACCGGTACCCGCGAACGACATCGGCGGAACGCTGCGGGTGGAGCTGAACCACACCGACGGCGGGATCCTGCCGCCCGGCTTCCGCACCGACAGCAACGACACCCGGATCCTCTCCGTGGCGCTCAACCTGGCCGCCGAGGGCCGACTGGTGACCCTGGTGAGCAAGGACATGCCGCTGCGGGTGAAGGCCGCCGCGGTCGGCCTGACGGCCGACGAGTACCGGCACGACCAGGCCAGCGACCCGACCTGGACCGGGATGGCCGAGCTGACCCTGGGCGACGAACGGATCGGCCAGTTGTACGCCGGCGAGCCGCTGGACCTGGACGAGGCCGCCGGGCTGCCCTGCCACACGGGGTTGGTCCTGCACTCCAGCGGTGGGTCCGCGCTGGCCCGGGTGCTGCCGGACAAGACCGTCCGGCTGGTCCGCGGCGACCGGGAGGCGTTCGGGCTGCGGGGCCGCTCGGCCGAGCAGCGGGTGGCCCTGGACCTGCTCCTGGACGACTCGATCGGGATCGTCTCGCTGGGCGGCCGGGCCGGCACCGGGAAGTCGGCGCTGGCGCTCTGCGCCGGGCTGGAGGCGGTGCTGGAGCGTCGCCAGCACAAGCGGGTCGTGGTGTTCCGCCCGCTGTACGCGGTCGGCGGTCAGGAACTGGGCTACCTGCCCGGCACGGAGTCCGAGAAGATGTCGCCGTGGGCGCAGGCCGTCTTCGACACGCTGGGCGCGGTGCTGCACGAGAACGTGCTGGAGGAGGTGCTGGCGCGCGGCATGCTGGAGGTCCTGCCGCTGACCCACATCCGGGGCCGGAGCCTGCACGACGCGTTCGTCATCGTCGACGAGGCGCAGTCGCTGGAGCGGGGCGTACTGCTGACCGTGCTGTCGCGGATCGGCCAGGGCTCCCGGGTGGTGCTCACGCACGACGTGGCGCAACGGGACAACCTGCGGGTGGGCCGGCACGACGGGGTGACGGCGGTGATCGAGGCGCTCAAGGGCCATCAGTTGTTCGCCCACGTGACCCTCACCCGGTCCGAGCGTTCGCCCATCGCCGAGGTGGTCACGGACCTGCTGGAGGACATCCCTCGGTGA
- a CDS encoding isoprenyl transferase gives MTLRTLIYSLYERRLRAKLAGKPVPRHVGVMCDGNRRWAREMGFVDPNDGHRVGAAKIKHVLGWCDQAGVGHVTLYLLATDNLRRPARELDPLLKIIEDLVVELAEAGNPWRLRMVGALDLLPAQTATALKAAEERTRDRAGGAQVNIAVGYGGRREIADAVRSLLHEHAAAGGTIEELAEVLDVEHIAEHLYTRGQPDPDLVIRTSGEQRLSGFLLWQSAHSEFYFCELNWPDFRHVDFLRALRSYANRQRRYGA, from the coding sequence ATGACTCTGCGGACTTTGATCTACTCCCTCTACGAGCGGCGGCTGCGGGCGAAGTTGGCCGGCAAGCCGGTGCCCCGGCACGTCGGGGTGATGTGCGACGGCAACCGCCGGTGGGCGCGGGAGATGGGGTTCGTCGACCCGAACGACGGCCACCGGGTCGGAGCCGCAAAGATCAAGCACGTCCTCGGCTGGTGCGACCAGGCCGGGGTCGGCCATGTCACGCTCTACCTGCTGGCCACCGACAACCTGCGCCGGCCGGCCAGGGAACTCGATCCGCTGTTGAAGATCATCGAGGATCTGGTGGTCGAGCTGGCCGAGGCGGGCAACCCGTGGCGGCTGCGCATGGTGGGCGCGCTGGACCTGCTTCCGGCGCAGACGGCGACCGCGCTGAAGGCGGCCGAGGAGCGCACCCGGGACCGCGCGGGCGGCGCGCAGGTCAACATCGCCGTCGGGTACGGCGGCCGCCGGGAGATCGCCGACGCGGTGCGTTCACTGCTGCACGAGCACGCCGCGGCCGGCGGCACCATCGAGGAACTGGCCGAGGTGCTGGACGTCGAGCACATCGCCGAGCACCTCTACACCCGCGGCCAGCCGGATCCCGACCTGGTCATCCGCACCAGCGGCGAGCAGCGGCTCTCCGGGTTCCTGCTGTGGCAGTCGGCGCACTCGGAGTTCTACTTCTGCGAACTCAACTGGCCGGACTTCCGGCACGTGGACTTCCTCCGCGCGCTGCGCTCGTACGCCAACCGCCAGCGCCGGTACGGCGCCTGA
- the otsB gene encoding trehalose-phosphatase yields the protein MPPFSQGDQRPSRPFTANEAWRATLDRPAECVLFFDFDGTLAPVQDDPTAVQPAPKVLSAIDALAGKVRRIAIVSARPVEFLRDHFSALHHVDLYGLYGLEHCHNGGETVTEPAAVPWVPTMAELADRARADLPAGALVEYKRLSVALHYRTAPQLAEQIESWGRARADELGLKVQSGRMVLELKPPVDRDKGMVIGEAVRDVGCAWYFGDDVSDIKAFAALRAREAEDPRFLGVCVAVANPETGQEVSTAADLTISSPEALGDFLTEAVHRFP from the coding sequence GTGCCGCCGTTTTCCCAGGGTGACCAGCGCCCCAGCCGACCCTTCACCGCGAACGAGGCCTGGCGGGCAACGCTGGACCGCCCCGCCGAATGTGTCCTGTTCTTCGACTTCGACGGCACACTGGCGCCGGTCCAAGATGACCCGACCGCCGTCCAGCCGGCCCCGAAGGTGCTCAGCGCCATCGATGCGCTGGCGGGCAAGGTACGCCGGATCGCGATCGTCTCGGCCCGGCCGGTGGAGTTCCTCCGGGACCACTTCTCGGCGCTGCACCACGTCGACCTCTACGGCCTGTACGGGCTGGAGCACTGCCACAACGGCGGGGAGACCGTGACCGAGCCGGCCGCCGTGCCGTGGGTGCCCACCATGGCGGAACTGGCCGACCGGGCCCGCGCCGACCTGCCGGCGGGTGCCCTGGTCGAGTACAAGCGGCTCTCGGTGGCGCTGCACTACCGCACGGCGCCGCAGCTCGCCGAGCAGATCGAGTCGTGGGGCCGGGCTCGCGCCGACGAACTCGGGCTCAAGGTGCAGAGCGGACGGATGGTCCTCGAACTGAAGCCGCCGGTCGACCGGGACAAGGGCATGGTGATCGGCGAGGCGGTCCGTGACGTGGGCTGCGCCTGGTACTTCGGCGACGACGTCTCGGACATCAAGGCGTTCGCCGCGCTGCGCGCCAGGGAGGCCGAGGACCCGAGGTTCCTCGGCGTCTGCGTCGCGGTGGCGAACCCGGAGACCGGGCAGGAGGTCTCCACCGCGGCCGACCTGACGATCTCCTCGCCGGAGGCGCTCGGCGACTTCCTCACCGAGGCCGTGCACCGGTTTCCCTGA
- a CDS encoding biotin--[acetyl-CoA-carboxylase] ligase, which produces MPGSPYTDLDRPPLDARRLERALTGPAGPWRRFELVTETGSTNADVVAAARAGEPAGLVLAAERQTAGRGRRGRGWESPARAGIATSVLLRPGEAEPDRDWPAAPPSGYGWLPLLAGVALTEAVRRLAELDAGLKWPNDLLLAGRKAAGILAEAVPAGEPGEPPAVVLGVGLNVTLRATELPEPVAGGPPPTSLALAGAAATDRDPLLRALLRGLAGWYDRWRLAGGDVEASGLRAAYLEHCVTLGRPVRVLLPSGAELTGTARTVDREGMLVVTTADGVDRPVAAGDVLHLR; this is translated from the coding sequence ATGCCCGGATCGCCGTACACGGACCTGGATCGGCCCCCGCTGGACGCCCGGCGGCTGGAGCGGGCGCTCACCGGTCCGGCGGGGCCGTGGCGCCGGTTCGAACTGGTGACGGAGACCGGCTCGACAAACGCCGACGTGGTGGCGGCGGCCCGGGCGGGCGAGCCGGCCGGCCTGGTGCTGGCGGCCGAGCGGCAGACCGCGGGGCGGGGGCGGCGCGGCCGGGGCTGGGAGTCGCCGGCGCGGGCCGGCATCGCGACAAGCGTCCTGCTCCGGCCGGGCGAGGCCGAACCGGACCGCGACTGGCCGGCCGCGCCGCCGTCCGGGTACGGCTGGCTGCCGTTGCTCGCGGGCGTGGCGCTGACGGAGGCGGTACGCCGGCTGGCCGAACTCGACGCGGGGCTGAAGTGGCCCAACGATCTGCTGCTGGCCGGGCGCAAGGCGGCGGGCATCCTGGCCGAGGCGGTCCCGGCGGGCGAGCCGGGGGAGCCGCCCGCGGTGGTGCTCGGCGTCGGGTTGAACGTCACCCTGCGCGCCACCGAGCTGCCGGAACCGGTGGCCGGCGGGCCGCCGCCGACGTCGCTGGCGCTGGCCGGGGCGGCGGCCACCGACCGGGACCCGCTGCTGCGGGCGCTGCTGCGCGGCCTGGCCGGCTGGTACGACCGGTGGCGGTTGGCCGGCGGGGATGTCGAGGCCAGCGGGTTGCGGGCGGCGTATCTGGAGCACTGCGTGACCCTGGGCCGGCCGGTCCGGGTGCTGCTGCCCAGCGGCGCGGAGCTGACCGGTACGGCACGCACCGTCGACCGGGAGGGCATGCTCGTGGTGACCACCGCGGACGGCGTCGACCGGCCGGTGGCGGCCGGCGACGTGCTGCACCTGCGGTAG
- a CDS encoding GtrA family protein yields the protein MGKFGIVGGVSYLVDFLLFNLAVYAWGFEQLAGKTFSTAIAATVAFVGNRFWTWRHRERSGMAREYSLYFFFNAVGLGIALACLAVSHYGLGSIWPRVFRSVAADNISANLVGTMLGTLFRFWSYRRFVFVGPAAQDAPDIITKGD from the coding sequence GTGGGAAAGTTCGGCATCGTCGGCGGCGTCTCGTACCTGGTCGACTTCCTGCTGTTCAACCTCGCCGTCTACGCCTGGGGCTTCGAGCAACTGGCCGGCAAGACCTTCTCCACGGCCATCGCCGCCACCGTCGCCTTCGTCGGCAACCGGTTCTGGACCTGGCGGCACCGGGAGCGCTCCGGGATGGCCCGCGAATACTCGCTGTACTTCTTCTTCAACGCGGTGGGCCTGGGCATCGCGCTGGCCTGCCTGGCCGTCAGCCACTACGGGTTGGGCTCGATCTGGCCCCGGGTCTTCCGGTCCGTCGCCGCGGACAACATCTCGGCCAATCTGGTCGGCACCATGCTGGGTACACTCTTCCGGTTCTGGTCCTATCGTCGGTTTGTCTTCGTTGGCCCGGCGGCGCAGGACGCACCGGACATCATCACCAAGGGTGACTGA
- a CDS encoding helix-turn-helix domain-containing protein, whose product MPHHAQGRKVAFAAFVRRALDEARSTRAWTGTEVARRTGVSRQTINRWVRGEWVSDPEPERVIAFCEGLDLQPTAAFAVLGWDRTAPPRPDRAAPAMDPDVEALLRRLVDPEVSDAEKFHIRETIRYLAYRPSLTTYEQNSRKRVV is encoded by the coding sequence ATGCCCCACCACGCCCAGGGCCGCAAGGTCGCGTTCGCAGCGTTCGTCCGGCGCGCCCTCGACGAGGCCCGTTCGACCCGCGCCTGGACCGGCACGGAGGTCGCACGGCGAACAGGCGTATCCCGCCAGACCATCAACCGATGGGTGCGCGGCGAGTGGGTGAGCGACCCGGAACCGGAACGGGTCATCGCCTTCTGCGAGGGGCTCGACCTGCAACCGACGGCCGCGTTCGCGGTGCTCGGCTGGGACCGGACGGCGCCGCCGCGACCGGACCGGGCCGCGCCGGCGATGGACCCGGACGTGGAGGCGCTGCTGCGGCGGCTGGTGGATCCCGAGGTCTCCGACGCGGAGAAGTTCCACATCCGAGAAACCATTCGGTATCTCGCGTATCGCCCATCTCTCACCACGTACGAGCAGAATAGCCGGAAACGGGTGGTCTAG